Proteins from a single region of Starkeya sp. ORNL1:
- the ugpC gene encoding sn-glycerol-3-phosphate ABC transporter ATP-binding protein UgpC, giving the protein MAEVNLESVVKRFGDVEVVRGIDLKIANEEFVALVGPSGCGKSTTLRMIAGLEEVTDGVISIGGRDVTDVAPKDRDIAMVFQSYALYPHMTVKENMSFGLRQQRTPRDVIEQRVSEAARILNIEELLSRKPKQLSGGQRQRVAMGRAIVRQPKVFLFDEPLSNLDAQLRVQMRTEIKRLRQKVRTTTVYVTHDQVEALTLADRIVVMNKGRIEQIGTPHDLYHAPATQFVAGFIGSPSMNFLPFEMKAEGDGLVMQLGQGLVLPVPAERRARYAGLAGRGDLLLGLRPEHFSAAREPLPPGEAAFDTVISIVEPVGLESFVYFRMADTEICARLPPDSGAQEGRPMRLAADLNQMHVIDTRTGLVVS; this is encoded by the coding sequence ATGGCTGAAGTAAACCTGGAAAGCGTCGTCAAGCGGTTCGGCGATGTCGAAGTTGTCCGGGGAATCGACCTCAAGATCGCGAACGAGGAGTTCGTCGCGCTGGTCGGCCCGTCGGGGTGCGGCAAGTCGACGACGCTGCGGATGATCGCCGGCCTGGAGGAGGTCACCGACGGCGTGATCAGCATTGGCGGGCGCGACGTCACCGATGTCGCGCCGAAGGATCGCGACATCGCCATGGTGTTCCAGAGCTACGCGCTCTACCCGCACATGACGGTGAAGGAGAACATGTCGTTCGGCCTGCGCCAGCAGCGCACGCCGCGCGACGTCATCGAGCAGCGCGTGAGCGAGGCGGCGCGCATCCTCAACATCGAGGAATTGCTGTCGCGCAAGCCGAAGCAGCTTTCCGGCGGCCAGCGCCAGCGCGTCGCCATGGGCCGCGCCATCGTGCGCCAGCCCAAGGTGTTCCTGTTCGACGAGCCGCTGTCGAACCTCGATGCCCAGCTTCGGGTGCAGATGCGCACCGAGATCAAGCGGCTGCGCCAGAAGGTGCGCACCACCACGGTCTATGTCACCCACGACCAGGTCGAGGCGCTCACCCTGGCCGACCGCATCGTGGTGATGAACAAGGGGCGGATCGAGCAGATCGGCACGCCGCACGATCTCTACCACGCACCGGCGACGCAGTTCGTGGCCGGCTTCATCGGCTCACCCTCGATGAATTTCCTCCCCTTCGAGATGAAGGCGGAAGGCGATGGGCTTGTCATGCAACTGGGGCAGGGGCTGGTGCTGCCGGTCCCGGCCGAGCGCCGGGCGCGCTATGCCGGCCTTGCCGGACGCGGCGACCTGCTGCTTGGCCTTCGCCCCGAGCATTTCTCCGCGGCGCGCGAGCCGCTGCCGCCGGGCGAGGCGGCGTTCGATACCGTCATCAGCATCGTCGAGCCGGTGGGGCTGGAATCCTTCGTCTATTTCCGCATGGCCGACACCGAGATCTGCGCGCGCCTGCCGCCGGACAGCGGCGCGCAGGAGGGCCGGCCGATGCGCCTCGCCGCGGATTTGA
- a CDS encoding extracellular solute-binding protein — protein sequence MGKRNSGTRNGTGSAVTRRQALALALGGAGALAVSKRASAQVASPAVRKKVKLTFWNWADNPNHQKISVDSVAMFNKSQDFIEVELDANMAVMEARKKLVVSYAAGAPPDVINTIQYWVQDYFDNGILEPIEDRFNKWDEKSDFFPNIMEQTRSKKGQPFLFLPQTSIPYFLYYRADWLKAAGLNPPETYDEFIATAKAISNPPDRYGYAMRGQTASAIQIIFPIWASAGVQFATPDGTVDFDSPAGIAVTDKWLGMALRDKSAQPTAATDGYRELYALMEKGRCGMWSYGPHASPALITALGDAIQGTQNPRVLDKHYMIANPEGPMMVSSCKEKDAAWEFMKFIASGDAAMLFTANRMVPPVRTSLSKRPVFQDNRFIRMSLDHLDTWWTPPYAHPHWTNFQDKIPPYWQEAVKGNITAAQFNQQGAKFLRGEA from the coding sequence GTGGGAAAACGGAATTCTGGCACGCGGAACGGCACCGGCTCCGCCGTCACCCGCCGGCAGGCGCTTGCACTCGCGCTCGGCGGAGCCGGCGCGCTTGCCGTCTCGAAGCGGGCGAGCGCGCAGGTCGCCTCGCCGGCGGTGCGCAAGAAAGTGAAGCTTACCTTCTGGAACTGGGCCGACAACCCCAATCACCAGAAGATCTCGGTCGACTCCGTCGCGATGTTCAACAAGTCGCAGGACTTCATCGAGGTCGAGCTCGACGCCAACATGGCGGTGATGGAGGCCCGCAAGAAACTGGTGGTGTCCTATGCCGCCGGCGCGCCGCCGGACGTGATCAACACCATCCAGTACTGGGTGCAGGACTATTTCGACAACGGCATCCTCGAGCCGATCGAGGACCGCTTCAACAAATGGGACGAGAAGTCCGACTTCTTCCCGAACATCATGGAGCAGACCCGCTCCAAGAAGGGCCAGCCCTTCCTGTTCCTGCCGCAGACCAGCATTCCCTATTTCCTGTATTATCGGGCTGACTGGCTCAAGGCCGCCGGGCTGAATCCGCCGGAGACCTATGACGAGTTCATCGCCACCGCGAAGGCGATCTCCAACCCGCCGGACCGCTACGGCTACGCCATGCGCGGCCAGACCGCCTCGGCGATCCAGATCATCTTCCCGATCTGGGCCAGCGCCGGCGTGCAGTTCGCGACCCCGGACGGCACGGTTGATTTCGACTCTCCCGCCGGTATCGCGGTCACCGACAAGTGGCTCGGCATGGCGTTGCGCGACAAGTCGGCCCAGCCCACGGCGGCCACCGACGGCTATCGCGAGCTTTATGCGCTGATGGAAAAGGGCCGTTGCGGCATGTGGTCTTATGGCCCCCATGCGAGCCCGGCGCTGATCACCGCGCTCGGCGACGCCATCCAGGGGACGCAGAACCCGCGGGTGCTGGACAAGCACTACATGATCGCCAATCCCGAAGGCCCGATGATGGTCTCCAGCTGCAAGGAGAAGGACGCGGCCTGGGAGTTCATGAAGTTCATCGCCAGCGGCGACGCGGCGATGCTGTTCACCGCCAACCGCATGGTGCCGCCGGTGCGCACCTCGCTCTCCAAGCGGCCGGTGTTCCAGGACAACCGCTTCATCCGCATGTCGCTGGACCATCTCGACACCTGGTGGACGCCGCCCTACGCCCATCCGCACTGGACCAACTTCCAGGACAAGATCCCGCCCTACTGGCAGGAAGCGGTGAAGGGCAACATCACCGCCGCCCAGTTCAACCAGCAAGGCGCCAAGTTCCTGCGCGGCGAGGCGTGA
- a CDS encoding tripartite tricarboxylate transporter substrate binding protein, with translation MKAILAATLTAIAALWGVPANAQSSDYPNKPIRIVVPFAPGGGTDLTARIVGDALSKAWGQSVIVDNRPGASSQIGIDFVAKSPPDGYTLLWASSDGISILPAVKPTVPYKIPDGFEFVSTFAAYPLILAVNAKLPIKNMKEFVEYAKAHPGQMNYSSSGAGGGGHLLPAYIAKEIGVEMNHVPYDSGAQTVVAVAGGHADFGTAAPSSTAPYVEGGTVRAIATTGKGRTSLLPSVPTMAEEGYPQFTEDLFYGMFAPAGTPADIVAKLRDGVQAVLKQQATVDRLHTMGLEPLGLTGNDYKQFVVNDLKRWGDIAKAIDFKLR, from the coding sequence ATGAAGGCGATACTTGCGGCCACCTTGACGGCGATCGCTGCATTGTGGGGCGTGCCGGCCAACGCGCAGTCGAGCGACTATCCGAACAAGCCGATCCGCATCGTGGTGCCGTTCGCGCCGGGCGGCGGTACCGACCTTACCGCCCGCATCGTCGGCGACGCGCTCTCCAAGGCCTGGGGCCAGAGTGTCATCGTCGACAACCGTCCGGGCGCCTCCTCGCAGATCGGCATCGACTTCGTCGCCAAGTCCCCGCCCGACGGCTACACGCTGCTGTGGGCCTCGTCCGACGGCATCAGCATCCTGCCGGCGGTGAAGCCGACCGTGCCCTACAAGATTCCCGACGGTTTCGAGTTCGTCTCGACCTTCGCCGCCTATCCGCTGATCCTGGCGGTGAATGCGAAGCTGCCGATCAAGAACATGAAGGAGTTCGTCGAATACGCGAAGGCCCATCCCGGCCAGATGAATTATTCGAGCTCCGGCGCGGGCGGCGGTGGACATTTGCTGCCGGCCTACATCGCCAAGGAGATCGGCGTCGAGATGAACCATGTGCCGTATGACAGCGGCGCGCAGACCGTCGTCGCCGTCGCCGGCGGCCACGCCGATTTCGGCACCGCCGCGCCCTCCAGCACCGCGCCCTATGTCGAAGGCGGCACGGTCCGCGCCATCGCCACCACCGGCAAGGGGCGCACGTCGCTGCTGCCGAGCGTGCCGACCATGGCGGAGGAAGGCTACCCGCAATTCACCGAGGACCTGTTCTACGGCATGTTCGCCCCGGCGGGCACGCCGGCCGACATCGTCGCCAAGCTGCGCGACGGCGTGCAGGCGGTGCTCAAGCAGCAGGCCACCGTCGACCGCCTTCACACGATGGGCCTCGAGCCGCTCGGCCTCACCGGCAACGACTACAAGCAGTTCGTCGTCAACGACCTGAAGCGGTGGGGCGACATCGCCAAGGCCATCGACTTCAAGCTGCGCTGA
- a CDS encoding peptidyl-alpha-hydroxyglycine alpha-amidating lyase family protein has protein sequence MAYGAHKFEYEVIQGWQQLPEGWSFIEVCGVAVDSRDRVYVFNRGEHPVIVFDKEGKFLNAWGKGIFASPHGIYIDKDDTVYLTDDADHTVRIFDTDGNLKMMLGEPGVASQTGYEIGVSPVLYGGQPFNRVTNVAKAPNGDLYISDGYGNARVHRFSADGKHKTSWGQPGTGPGQFNLVHAVAVDSSGRVYVADRENSRVQIFTADGVFLNAWNWVGRPNDIFIDDQDFIHIAELGWAKPIGYHVHDKACQCPPAGHDPIARVTVCDPDGKVVARFGGPDPLKPGNFIAPHGLWCDSCGDLYVGEVIVRGGAVDFLAPLTPHSFQKFKRSGR, from the coding sequence ATGGCCTACGGAGCGCACAAGTTCGAATACGAGGTGATTCAAGGGTGGCAGCAGCTTCCCGAAGGCTGGTCCTTCATCGAGGTCTGCGGCGTCGCCGTCGATTCCAGGGACCGCGTCTATGTCTTCAATCGCGGCGAGCACCCGGTCATCGTCTTCGACAAGGAAGGCAAGTTCCTCAACGCCTGGGGCAAGGGCATCTTCGCCAGCCCGCACGGCATCTACATCGACAAGGACGACACCGTCTATCTCACCGACGATGCCGACCACACGGTGCGGATCTTCGATACCGACGGCAATCTGAAGATGATGCTCGGCGAGCCGGGCGTCGCCTCGCAGACCGGCTATGAGATCGGCGTCAGCCCGGTGCTCTATGGCGGCCAGCCGTTCAACCGCGTGACCAATGTCGCCAAGGCGCCCAACGGCGACCTCTATATCAGCGACGGCTACGGCAATGCCCGGGTGCATCGCTTTTCGGCGGACGGCAAGCACAAGACCTCGTGGGGCCAGCCGGGCACCGGCCCCGGCCAGTTCAATCTGGTGCATGCGGTCGCGGTCGACAGTTCGGGCCGCGTCTATGTCGCCGACCGCGAGAATTCCCGGGTGCAGATCTTCACCGCCGATGGCGTGTTCCTGAATGCGTGGAACTGGGTCGGGCGGCCGAACGACATCTTCATCGACGACCAGGATTTCATCCACATCGCCGAGCTCGGTTGGGCCAAGCCGATCGGCTACCACGTCCATGACAAGGCCTGCCAATGCCCGCCGGCGGGCCATGACCCGATCGCCCGCGTTACGGTGTGCGATCCCGACGGCAAGGTGGTGGCGCGCTTCGGCGGCCCGGATCCGCTCAAGCCCGGCAATTTCATCGCCCCGCACGGCCTGTGGTGCGATTCCTGCGGCGACCTCTATGTCGGCGAAGTGATCGTGCGCGGCGGCGCTGTCGATTTCCTGGCGCCCCTCACTCCCCATTCCTTCCAGAAGTTCAAGCGCTCGGGGCGCTAG
- a CDS encoding NAD(P)-dependent oxidoreductase — protein sequence MTPNTVKVACLGFVFDDVAQKVVLELAPPGFELMFAEKPDETTPALIAQSDFVMCVSHVTDAMMANAPKLRLIQKWGIGVDKIDLEAADRHGIYVTITAGANASVVAEHAIMLIIASLRRLAVAERSMREGKWDAASLRLHTRQLAGKTVGILGFGNIGRAVAKCLQGFDVRIIYYDLKGPFDVAASLNAEFVGFEELLASSDILTLHIPGGKSNTHLIDARAIARMKPGSVIVNTARGELIDENALIAALQSEHLLAAACDTFEKEPLRADSPLRTLDSATLTPHCAGGVLDHIAPMAEHAFRNMQRFLLDQPLAEGDWIVVPRLPKPGYTAAPQV from the coding sequence ATGACTCCCAATACCGTGAAGGTCGCCTGCCTCGGCTTCGTGTTCGACGATGTCGCGCAGAAGGTGGTGCTCGAACTGGCGCCGCCCGGCTTCGAGCTGATGTTCGCCGAGAAGCCCGACGAGACCACGCCGGCGCTGATCGCGCAGAGCGATTTCGTGATGTGCGTCTCGCACGTCACCGACGCCATGATGGCGAACGCGCCGAAGCTCCGGCTGATCCAGAAATGGGGCATCGGCGTCGACAAGATCGACCTGGAGGCCGCCGACCGGCACGGCATCTATGTGACCATCACCGCCGGCGCCAATGCCAGCGTGGTCGCCGAGCACGCCATCATGCTCATCATCGCCTCGCTGCGGCGCCTCGCCGTGGCCGAGCGCTCGATGCGCGAGGGCAAGTGGGACGCCGCCAGCCTGCGCCTGCACACGCGCCAGCTGGCCGGCAAGACGGTGGGCATCCTCGGCTTCGGCAATATCGGGCGCGCGGTGGCGAAGTGCCTGCAGGGCTTCGATGTCCGGATCATCTATTATGATCTGAAAGGCCCGTTCGACGTCGCCGCCTCCCTCAACGCCGAGTTCGTCGGCTTCGAGGAATTGCTGGCGTCGAGCGACATCCTCACGCTGCACATACCCGGCGGCAAATCGAACACGCACCTCATCGATGCGCGTGCCATCGCGCGGATGAAGCCCGGCTCGGTGATCGTGAACACCGCCCGCGGCGAACTGATCGACGAGAACGCGCTCATCGCCGCGCTGCAATCCGAGCATCTGCTGGCCGCCGCCTGCGACACCTTCGAGAAGGAGCCGCTGCGCGCCGACTCGCCCCTGCGCACCCTGGACAGCGCGACACTGACGCCGCATTGCGCCGGCGGCGTGCTGGACCACATCGCGCCGATGGCCGAGCACGCCTTCCGCAACATGCAGCGCTTCCTGCTGGACCAGCCGCTGGCGGAAGGCGACTGGATCGTGGTGCCCCGGCTGCCAAAGCCCGGCTACACCGCCGCGCCGCAAGTTTGA
- a CDS encoding tripartite tricarboxylate transporter TctB family protein has protein sequence MFEIRDSKQFWSGLLFAATGAGALWTLPLPLGTVKSMGPGYFPMLLGIGLLLVGVSSVVLSFRASEIIRIDRLSLVPVFFILSGVVIAALLIDNYGLALSLLALVLTTCYSRVLRHPIEITIIYLVVLLMTWGVFIYLIQLPIKLFW, from the coding sequence ATGTTCGAGATTCGGGACAGCAAGCAATTCTGGTCCGGCCTGCTTTTCGCCGCCACGGGCGCGGGAGCGCTGTGGACGCTGCCATTGCCGCTCGGCACCGTGAAATCCATGGGCCCCGGATATTTCCCGATGCTGCTCGGCATCGGGCTTCTCCTGGTCGGCGTCAGCTCGGTCGTACTCAGCTTCCGCGCGAGCGAGATCATCCGCATCGACCGGCTGTCGCTGGTCCCGGTGTTCTTCATCCTGTCCGGCGTCGTCATCGCCGCATTGCTGATCGACAATTACGGGCTGGCATTGTCGCTGCTCGCCCTCGTCCTCACCACCTGCTATTCGCGGGTCCTGCGGCACCCGATTGAAATAACGATAATATATCTTGTCGTTCTACTGATGACCTGGGGCGTCTTCATCTATCTGATCCAACTTCCGATCAAGCTGTTCTGGTAG
- a CDS encoding tripartite tricarboxylate transporter permease, which translates to MDILYSLAMGFHVALSPQNLAFCLIGATIGTVVGVLPGIGPVTTIAMLIPLTFQMPAIGSLIMLAGIYYGSHHAGSTTAIMLNMPGEPSAVVVCLDGHPLAKKGKAGSTLAMSAIASFCAGCVGFLIVAALSPELSTLSLMFGPTEYFATIVMALVMASVLTENNLLTTLGMCMFGLLLGAVGMDLTTGDERYAFGIPDLADGVNFVAVAVGLYAFTEIIEYLGSETRTARVHAKIESLIPTRDDLKRSWKPITRGTILGSILGIFPGTGPLISSFAAYAMERRIAKDPSRFGKGAIEGVVAPESAANAAAITHFIPMLTLGIPAGAAMALMLGALQIQGISPGPGVMANHPELFWGLIASMWIGNLMLLVLNLPMIGLWVRLLMMPFQMLYPAIIAFSCIGVYSVQNSWFDLALAAGFGLLGIIFKLLGCNPAPLILAMVLEPMLEENFRRSMIIGGGNAMVFLKNPISLGILLLTLVLTIYLRARKHTVMDEFDPTAGEQAVETK; encoded by the coding sequence GTGGATATTCTTTACAGCCTCGCAATGGGCTTCCACGTTGCCCTCTCGCCGCAGAACCTCGCCTTCTGCCTGATCGGGGCGACCATCGGCACCGTGGTGGGCGTGCTGCCCGGCATCGGGCCGGTGACCACCATCGCCATGCTCATCCCCCTCACCTTCCAGATGCCGGCGATCGGCTCGCTGATCATGCTGGCCGGCATCTATTACGGCTCGCACCATGCGGGATCGACCACCGCGATCATGCTGAACATGCCGGGCGAGCCGAGCGCAGTGGTGGTCTGCCTCGACGGCCACCCGCTGGCGAAGAAGGGCAAGGCCGGATCGACGCTGGCCATGTCCGCCATCGCCTCGTTCTGCGCCGGCTGCGTCGGCTTCCTCATCGTCGCCGCGCTGTCGCCCGAGCTCTCGACGCTGTCGCTGATGTTCGGGCCGACCGAATATTTCGCCACCATCGTCATGGCGCTGGTCATGGCCTCGGTGCTCACCGAAAACAACCTGCTGACCACGCTCGGCATGTGCATGTTCGGCCTGCTGCTCGGCGCGGTCGGCATGGACCTGACGACCGGCGACGAGCGCTATGCCTTCGGCATTCCGGACCTCGCCGACGGCGTGAATTTCGTCGCCGTCGCGGTCGGCCTCTACGCCTTCACCGAGATCATCGAATATCTCGGCTCGGAGACCCGCACCGCGCGCGTCCACGCCAAGATCGAAAGCCTGATCCCGACCCGCGACGACCTGAAACGCTCGTGGAAGCCGATCACCCGCGGCACCATCCTCGGCTCGATCCTCGGCATCTTCCCCGGCACCGGGCCGCTGATCAGTTCGTTCGCCGCCTACGCCATGGAACGGCGCATCGCCAAGGATCCCTCGCGTTTCGGCAAGGGCGCGATCGAAGGCGTGGTGGCACCGGAATCCGCCGCCAATGCCGCGGCCATCACTCACTTCATCCCGATGCTGACGCTGGGCATCCCGGCCGGCGCGGCGATGGCGCTGATGCTGGGCGCCTTGCAGATCCAGGGCATCTCGCCCGGCCCCGGCGTCATGGCCAACCACCCCGAACTGTTCTGGGGCCTGATCGCCAGCATGTGGATCGGCAATCTGATGCTGCTGGTGCTGAACCTGCCAATGATCGGCCTATGGGTGCGCCTGCTGATGATGCCGTTCCAGATGCTCTACCCGGCCATCATCGCCTTCTCCTGCATCGGCGTTTACAGCGTGCAGAACTCCTGGTTCGACCTCGCGCTCGCCGCCGGCTTCGGCCTGCTCGGCATCATCTTCAAGCTGCTCGGCTGCAACCCGGCGCCGCTGATCCTCGCCATGGTGCTGGAGCCGATGCTCGAGGAGAATTTCCGCCGCTCGATGATCATCGGCGGCGGCAACGCCATGGTCTTCCTCAAGAACCCGATCAGCCTCGGCATCCTGCTGCTCACCCTGGTGCTGACCATCTATCTCAGGGCCCGCAAGCACACCGTGATGGACGAGTTCGATCCCACCGCCGGCGAACAGGCGGTGGAAACCAAATAG
- a CDS encoding alpha/beta hydrolase — protein sequence MFEKFTDTFIDTSGARIRVRHGGEGPPLLLLHGNPQTHVCWHKIADELAQDYHVIATDLRGYGDSSAPEPDAECANYSFRAMAQDQIEVMEKLGYRKFFLAGHDRGGRTAHRLIQDHPDTVIKCAILDILPSRHVWHNASRTWALKSWHWVFMAQTGGLPEAMMASVPPEQFLQKLMVLPGNTRGVFTDEAWAEYVRCFNPKMIMASCADYRACATVDLEMDDADFGTKIDVPLMIMWGVRSHTQAVFNDALVVWRDYANHVEGGAVVSGHFIPEEVPEETLARFRAFFV from the coding sequence ATGTTCGAGAAGTTCACCGACACCTTCATCGACACCAGCGGCGCGCGCATCCGCGTGCGGCACGGCGGCGAAGGCCCGCCTTTGCTACTGCTGCACGGCAACCCGCAGACCCATGTGTGCTGGCACAAGATCGCCGATGAGCTGGCGCAGGACTACCATGTGATCGCCACCGACCTGCGCGGCTATGGCGACAGCTCGGCGCCGGAGCCGGATGCCGAGTGCGCGAACTATTCGTTCCGCGCCATGGCGCAGGACCAGATCGAGGTGATGGAGAAGCTCGGCTACAGGAAGTTCTTCCTGGCCGGCCATGATCGCGGCGGGCGCACCGCGCATCGCCTGATCCAGGATCATCCGGACACGGTGATCAAATGCGCCATCCTCGATATCCTGCCGAGCCGCCATGTCTGGCACAACGCGTCGCGCACCTGGGCGCTGAAGTCCTGGCACTGGGTGTTCATGGCGCAGACCGGCGGCCTGCCCGAAGCGATGATGGCGTCGGTGCCGCCGGAGCAGTTCCTGCAGAAGCTCATGGTGCTGCCGGGCAATACCCGCGGCGTCTTCACCGACGAGGCGTGGGCGGAATATGTGCGCTGCTTCAATCCGAAGATGATCATGGCGTCCTGCGCCGACTACCGCGCCTGCGCCACCGTCGATCTCGAAATGGACGATGCCGATTTCGGCACCAAGATCGACGTGCCGCTGATGATCATGTGGGGCGTGCGAAGCCACACCCAGGCGGTGTTCAACGACGCGCTGGTGGTCTGGCGCGACTATGCCAACCATGTGGAGGGCGGCGCGGTGGTGAGCGGCCACTTCATCCCGGAGGAAGTGCCGGAGGAGACGCTGGCGAGGTTCCGGGCGTTCTTCGTCTAA
- a CDS encoding enoyl-CoA hydratase/isomerase family protein: protein MTAQLPSFEFFRLKVNNGVAIVTIDRPPVNAMSRQVYESLDKLIAYIEGAKDIRSVVLACAEDARAWIGGADLHEFLKLTAETRRDRHEYVEGVTDRFYNLSRPTVAAITKPAIGGGMVFASFSDIVVAADTAFFAMPEVDRGLTGGGGAYFNRLNLPVSFIREMVLTGRRFTAQEMDKAGFINHLLPQEQVLAKAIEIAELIATKSGSAVRAIKQSVNLIDQLGWDEGRAAAHAKSVALVEGPDYKEGISAFLERRKPSYNQ, encoded by the coding sequence ATGACCGCGCAGCTGCCAAGTTTCGAGTTTTTCCGCCTCAAGGTGAATAACGGCGTGGCGATCGTCACCATTGACCGTCCGCCGGTCAATGCGATGTCACGGCAGGTCTATGAAAGCTTGGACAAGCTGATCGCCTATATCGAAGGCGCCAAGGATATCCGGTCCGTGGTGCTTGCCTGTGCCGAAGACGCACGCGCCTGGATAGGCGGCGCCGATCTGCACGAGTTTCTCAAGCTGACTGCAGAAACGCGACGCGACCGGCATGAATATGTCGAAGGCGTCACCGACCGCTTCTACAATCTGTCGCGTCCGACCGTCGCGGCCATCACCAAGCCGGCCATCGGCGGCGGCATGGTGTTCGCGAGCTTCAGCGACATCGTCGTCGCGGCCGATACCGCGTTCTTCGCCATGCCCGAGGTCGATCGCGGCCTGACCGGCGGCGGCGGCGCCTATTTCAACCGGCTTAACCTGCCGGTGAGCTTCATTCGCGAGATGGTGCTGACCGGCCGCCGCTTCACCGCGCAGGAAATGGACAAGGCCGGCTTCATCAATCATCTCCTGCCGCAGGAACAGGTGCTGGCAAAGGCGATCGAGATCGCCGAGCTGATCGCGACCAAGAGCGGATCGGCCGTGCGGGCGATCAAGCAGAGCGTCAATCTCATCGACCAGCTCGGCTGGGACGAGGGCCGCGCCGCGGCTCATGCGAAGAGCGTCGCGCTGGTGGAAGGGCCGGACTACAAGGAAGGCATCTCGGCGTTCCTTGAGCGCCGCAAGCCCTCCTACAACCAGTAG
- a CDS encoding SMP-30/gluconolactonase/LRE family protein: MSLDVIATGLLFPEGPIACADGSILLVEIERRSVTRVRPGGGTEIVAQLGGGPNGAALGPDGALYIANNGGFLFQKVSGFNRTRPGVPEGYSGGWIERLDLVTGAHQILYDRCGDHLLVGPNDIVFDAHGGFYFTDFGKMYPRHRMNGGLYYGMADGSRVVEVAYPMITPNGVGLSPDGSQVYVAESETGRLWAFDLEAPGVIRRHGFPSPNGGRLVCGLPGYQRFDSMAVEANGNICVATLMAACISVISPAGEVVRQVPTGDPVTTNICFGGQDLTTAYITLAGTGQLVTMPWPEAGLRLNYG, encoded by the coding sequence ATGAGCCTCGACGTGATCGCGACGGGGCTGCTCTTCCCCGAGGGGCCGATCGCCTGCGCCGACGGTTCCATCCTGCTGGTCGAGATCGAGCGGCGCTCGGTGACGCGGGTGCGGCCGGGCGGCGGCACCGAGATCGTCGCGCAGCTCGGCGGCGGTCCGAACGGCGCGGCGCTCGGGCCGGACGGCGCGCTCTATATCGCCAATAATGGCGGCTTCCTGTTCCAGAAGGTGTCCGGCTTCAACCGCACCCGGCCCGGCGTGCCGGAAGGCTATTCCGGCGGCTGGATCGAGCGGCTCGATCTCGTCACCGGCGCGCACCAGATACTGTACGACCGCTGTGGCGACCATCTTCTGGTCGGGCCGAACGACATCGTGTTCGATGCCCATGGCGGCTTCTATTTCACCGATTTCGGCAAGATGTATCCGCGGCACCGGATGAATGGCGGGCTCTATTACGGCATGGCCGACGGCTCGCGCGTCGTCGAGGTCGCCTATCCGATGATCACGCCGAACGGCGTCGGCCTCTCGCCGGACGGTTCGCAGGTCTATGTCGCGGAGAGCGAGACCGGCCGGCTGTGGGCGTTCGATCTGGAGGCGCCGGGCGTGATCCGGCGGCACGGCTTCCCGTCGCCCAATGGCGGCCGGCTGGTGTGCGGCCTGCCGGGCTACCAGCGCTTCGACAGCATGGCGGTGGAAGCGAACGGCAACATCTGCGTCGCCACGCTGATGGCCGCCTGTATCAGCGTCATCAGCCCGGCCGGGGAGGTGGTGAGGCAGGTGCCGACCGGCGATCCCGTCACCACCAATATCTGCTTCGGCGGCCAAGACCTGACGACCGCCTACATCACGCTGGCCGGCACCGGACAGCTCGTCACCATGCCCTGGCCGGAAGCCGGGCTACGGCTCAACTATGGCTGA